The following proteins are co-located in the Arctopsyche grandis isolate Sample6627 chromosome 3, ASM5162203v2, whole genome shotgun sequence genome:
- the LOC143909564 gene encoding ionotropic receptor 75a-like, whose product MKTIIHLTLIVLFTLYLTSATSPIHKIENFHLNDSTSKFSTDTVTINFSLDYFTQRKINIFVLIVCIAEKDYQQLLKSTQRNLARFSLFNPDHIYLKNATVQVETILNLLKLDHPELGVMIDYNCPGSDIILEQASYLELFNSSFKWVVIDTRQAHIENCTVLNTLKHFNMSVDTDITVAHASTSEDEFYEFVLSDVYNTHFIMNGKFKIQCVGKWNTVEGFNVSFEQSKFIQRRNFEELLVRASIVMSQKSPDQIEGALEDTSFKSGANAMTKHSATLLRLLADYYNFRIKYTIENVWGGIKSDGTQDGMMGSIQRKEVDMGTGIRYLPERITFAHYLTKTWTLRASFVFRDIEEGIGPIQSKFAEPFSHSCWFCCAGVAVVMVITLTIVSFHQNYQQQWVEEETGIIYSILSVIAAFCQQVFLVGPSPLKKSISREEINYDQSDVIQEPRHISARITYLVVFFCSLLVFNYYTSSVVSSLLSPPPKADIQLQDLVSGSLNLIFEDIGYTRALFDNPNFSFKQHLIRLEKQMVAKVKREAANRNLPIYVNPEDGIELVRKGGHAYQTEDETANFLISNTFTRDEICNLRTYTMLECQIFLIIQKNSPFSEAFRIGLLIFIF is encoded by the exons atgaaaactaTTATTCATCTGACATTGATAgtattatttacattatatttgacAAGTGCAACTTCACCTATTCAcaaaatagaaaattttcatCTCAACGATTCAACATCAAAATTTTCCACTGATACTGTaactataaatttttcattagaCTATTTCACACAGAGGAAAATTAACATATTTGTATTAATCGTGTGCATCGCTGAAAAGG aTTATCAACAACTCTTAAAATCGACGCAAAGAAACCTAGCAAGATTTTCGCTATTTAATCCAGaccacatttatttaaaaaatgcaacGGTACAAGTTGAAACTATTTTAAACTTGTTAAAACTCGATCACCCTGAACTGGGGGTCATGATAGACTATAATTGCCCAGGAAGCGATATAATTCTAGAACAA GCATCCTACCTTGAATTATTCAATTCATCTTTTAAATGGGTTGTAATAGATACACGGCAAGCACACATTGAAAATTGTactgttttgaacacattaaaACATTTCAACATGTCTGTGGACACTGATATCACAGTTGCTCATgcaa gTACTTCTGAAGATGAATTTTATGAATTTGTTTTATCTGATGTTTATAATACGCATTTCATTATGAatggaaaattcaaaattcagtGTGTTGGAAAATGGAATACTGTTGAAG GATTTAACGTTTCCTTTGAACAATCGAAGTTTATACAACGGAGAAACTTTGAAGAATTATTAGTAAGGGCATCTATCGTC atgtcACAAAAGTCTCCTGATCAGATAGAAGGGGCACTTGAGGACACATCGTTCAAATCTGGCGCAAATGCAATGACGAAACATTCTGCAACGCTTTTGAGGCTCTTAGCCGATTACTACAATTTCAG GATAAAGTATACAATAGAAAACGTGTGGGGTGGTATAAAATCTGACGGTACCCAAGAT GGTATGATGGGATCAATTCAAAGGAAAGAAGTCGACATGGGAACGGGGATAAGATATCTTCCAGAAAGAATAACCTTTGCTCATTATTTGACCAAGACATGGACTTTGCG GGCCAGCTTTGTCTTTAGAGATATAGAAGAGGGAATTGGTCCTATTCAGAGTAAATTTGCCGAGCCTTTCAGTCATAGTTGCTGGTTTTGTTGTGCTGGTGTTGCTGTAGTCATGGTAATAACCCTTACTATAGTGTCTTTTCATCAAAATTATCAACAGCAGTGGGTTGAAGAGGAAACCGGAATCATATATTCCATTCTTAGCGTTATTGCAGCTTTTTGTCAACAAG TATTTCTAGTTGGACCATCGCCATTGAAAAAATCTATATCAAGAGAAGAAATTAATTATGACCAGAGTG ATGTCATTCAAGAGCCTCGACATATATCAGCTCGTATAACGTACCTGGTAGTCTTCTTCTGTAGTCTCCtcgttttcaattattatacgtCAAGCGTTGTCTCGTCTCTATTGAGTCCTCCGCCTAAAGCTGACATTCAACTTCAAGATCTGGTATCAGGAAgtcttaatttaatatttgaagatATTGGATACACCAGGGCATTATTCGAT aatccaaatttttcatttaaacaaCATCTAATAAGATTGGAAAAACAAATGGTGGCCAAAGTTAAAAGAGAAGCCGCCAATCGTAATCTTCCCATATATGTAAATCCAGAAGACGGCATTGAATTAGTTCGAAAGGGAG GTCACGCTTATCAAACTGAAGATGAGACGGCTAATTTTCTCATATCGAATACATTCACCCGAGATGAAATTTGTAATCTACGCACTTATACCATGTTGGAgtgtcaaatatttttaataatacaaaaaaactcaCCATTTTCTGAAGCTTTCAGAATCGggttacttatttttatattttaa
- the LOC143909565 gene encoding membrane-associated transporter protein-like isoform X2: protein MTNPKSEVLTNTYPHIYRRKTTGEMLRLSTAILGIEFAYSAETAFVAPILLLLGLDHTKMTIVWAISPILAFFISPLLGTLSDRSRLSCGRRRPFILFLSIGLVAGLIFVPFGADVGVLLGDNASQFKGSNSSIFNSTEEAIVGDANTSPIIGVIITILGTILLDFNADVSQSPTRTYMMEVCTPDDHARGLSTLTMMAGIGGFLGFALGGIDWNDIEIGNWIGGNIKFLFLMATIILIISVTVTVTSFKEIPLDLMEKANKKADEENKNFINNDELLESPVVDIAETVTSQNSDKFNMKEYIKSIVFLSRPMKILYLTNVLAWISFLSYALYFTDFVGECVYGGNPMGLQGSEELNAYNDGVRFGCWGLAMYALACSIYSLIIEILIKKFKAKCVFIGGLLVYSIGMVALVLLKSKISVLILSATAGIAFTTLFNIPYLIIGCYHTNEVKLR from the exons atgacaAATCCAAAAAGTGAAGTTCTTACTAATACTTATCCACATATATACAG GAGAAAGACTACGGGTGAGATGTTAAGACTATCAACAGCAATATTAGGCATTGAATTTGCATATTCCGCTGAGACAGCCTTCGTCGCACCGATTCTCTTGTTATTAGGATTGGATCATACTAAGATGACTATAGTGTGGGCCATTTCGCCAATATTGGCGTTTTTCATCTCACCATTGTTGGGAACATTGAGCGATAGGAGTAGACTGTCGTGTGGGCGACGCAGACCTTTCATATTATTCCTGTCGATAGGACTTGTGGCGGGTTTAATTTTCGTACCATTCGGAGCAGATGTCGGTGTCCTTCTTGGTGATAATGCTAGTCAATTTAAAGGAAGTAATAGTTCAATATTTAACAGTACGGAAGAAGCGATTGTAGGAGATGCAAATACTTCGCCCATCATTGGTGTTATAATCACAATACTGGGTACTATTTTATTGGATTTCAATGCTGATGTATCTCAAAGTCCCACTAGGACATATATGATGGAGGTTTGTACTCcag acgaCCATGCTAGAGGTTTAAGTACATTGACAATGATGGCCGGAATCGGTGGATTTCTAGGATTTGCTCTTGGTGGAATAGATTGGAATGATATTGAAATTg gaAATTGGATCGGtggtaatattaaatttctgtttttaatggcgactattattttgattataagTGTCACAGTAACAGTTACTAGTTTTAAAGAAATACCTTTGGATTTAATGGAAAAAGCCAACAAAAAAGCTGACGAGGAAAATAAAAAC TTTATTAATAATGATGAATTATTAGAGAGTCCTGTAGTTGATATAGCTGAAACTGTTACTAGTCAAAATTCAGACAAGTTCAACATGAAAGAATACATCAAATCAATAGTATTCTTATCGAGACcgatgaaaatattatacttgaCGAATGTATTGGCATGGATATCATTTCTAAGCTATGCCCTCTATTTTACGGACTTCGTAGGAGAATGTGTGTACGGTGGGAATCCAATG GGATTGCAAGGCTCTGAAGAATTAAACGCTTACAATGACGGTGTCAGATTCGGATGTTGGGGACTAGCAATGTACGCACTCGCATGTTCCATTTACTCACTGATCATAGAAATTCTcatcaaaaaattcaa AGCAAAGTGTGTATTCATCGGTGGTTTACTAGTGTATTCAATCGGAATGGTTGCATTAGTTTTATTAAAAAGCAAAATTTCAGTATTAATACTAAGTGCAACTGCAGGGATAGCGTTTACAACATTGTTCAACATCCCGTATCTTATTATAGGATGTTATCACACAAATGAAGTC AAATTACGGTGA
- the LOC143909565 gene encoding membrane-associated transporter protein-like isoform X1 has product MTNPKSEVLTNTYPHIYRRKTTGEMLRLSTAILGIEFAYSAETAFVAPILLLLGLDHTKMTIVWAISPILAFFISPLLGTLSDRSRLSCGRRRPFILFLSIGLVAGLIFVPFGADVGVLLGDNASQFKGSNSSIFNSTEEAIVGDANTSPIIGVIITILGTILLDFNADVSQSPTRTYMMEVCTPDDHARGLSTLTMMAGIGGFLGFALGGIDWNDIEIGNWIGGNIKFLFLMATIILIISVTVTVTSFKEIPLDLMEKANKKADEENKNFINNDELLESPVVDIAETVTSQNSDKFNMKEYIKSIVFLSRPMKILYLTNVLAWISFLSYALYFTDFVGECVYGGNPMGLQGSEELNAYNDGVRFGCWGLAMYALACSIYSLIIEILIKKFKAKCVFIGGLLVYSIGMVALVLLKSKISVLILSATAGIAFTTLFNIPYLIIGCYHTNEVVEITVKKSERSLGLGADLAVINTTMFVAQLLLSIGLGTAISVFENATTVIWTAAIFSLCAAIAASKITYHNL; this is encoded by the exons atgacaAATCCAAAAAGTGAAGTTCTTACTAATACTTATCCACATATATACAG GAGAAAGACTACGGGTGAGATGTTAAGACTATCAACAGCAATATTAGGCATTGAATTTGCATATTCCGCTGAGACAGCCTTCGTCGCACCGATTCTCTTGTTATTAGGATTGGATCATACTAAGATGACTATAGTGTGGGCCATTTCGCCAATATTGGCGTTTTTCATCTCACCATTGTTGGGAACATTGAGCGATAGGAGTAGACTGTCGTGTGGGCGACGCAGACCTTTCATATTATTCCTGTCGATAGGACTTGTGGCGGGTTTAATTTTCGTACCATTCGGAGCAGATGTCGGTGTCCTTCTTGGTGATAATGCTAGTCAATTTAAAGGAAGTAATAGTTCAATATTTAACAGTACGGAAGAAGCGATTGTAGGAGATGCAAATACTTCGCCCATCATTGGTGTTATAATCACAATACTGGGTACTATTTTATTGGATTTCAATGCTGATGTATCTCAAAGTCCCACTAGGACATATATGATGGAGGTTTGTACTCcag acgaCCATGCTAGAGGTTTAAGTACATTGACAATGATGGCCGGAATCGGTGGATTTCTAGGATTTGCTCTTGGTGGAATAGATTGGAATGATATTGAAATTg gaAATTGGATCGGtggtaatattaaatttctgtttttaatggcgactattattttgattataagTGTCACAGTAACAGTTACTAGTTTTAAAGAAATACCTTTGGATTTAATGGAAAAAGCCAACAAAAAAGCTGACGAGGAAAATAAAAAC TTTATTAATAATGATGAATTATTAGAGAGTCCTGTAGTTGATATAGCTGAAACTGTTACTAGTCAAAATTCAGACAAGTTCAACATGAAAGAATACATCAAATCAATAGTATTCTTATCGAGACcgatgaaaatattatacttgaCGAATGTATTGGCATGGATATCATTTCTAAGCTATGCCCTCTATTTTACGGACTTCGTAGGAGAATGTGTGTACGGTGGGAATCCAATG GGATTGCAAGGCTCTGAAGAATTAAACGCTTACAATGACGGTGTCAGATTCGGATGTTGGGGACTAGCAATGTACGCACTCGCATGTTCCATTTACTCACTGATCATAGAAATTCTcatcaaaaaattcaa AGCAAAGTGTGTATTCATCGGTGGTTTACTAGTGTATTCAATCGGAATGGTTGCATTAGTTTTATTAAAAAGCAAAATTTCAGTATTAATACTAAGTGCAACTGCAGGGATAGCGTTTACAACATTGTTCAACATCCCGTATCTTATTATAGGATGTTATCACACAAATGAAGTC GTAGAAATTACGGTGAAAAAATCAGAGAGATCGCTTGGTCTAGGTGCTGATTTGGCAGTGATCAACACTACAATGTTCGTAGCTCAACTGTTGCTTTCAATAGGTCTCGGTACGGCAATAAGTGTGTTTGAAAATGCAACGACGGTTATATGGACCGCAGCAATTTTTAGTTTATGTGCCGCGATAGCGGCGTCTAAGATCACGTATCACAACctttaa